The following are encoded together in the Acidobacteriota bacterium genome:
- the thiC gene encoding phosphomethylpyrimidine synthase ThiC, which translates to MSIINDLRAGDLPAHFTALAANEGVSTDALVEGVLAGTIVAPRNHRRALTRDMAVGKGLRTKVNANLGTSPDHDVLEEELDKLRVCIEYGVDAVMDLSTGSDIRGTRLRILGECGVPLGTVPMYEASVRSRRRYGDHLQMTVDDLFQVIEDHGADGVDFITVHCGAVRSVVDAMHAQGRVMGMVSRGGALLVEWMVRHDRENPLYEHFDRLLEIAGRHEMTLSLGDGFRPGCLADATDRAQVGELLVLGELTRRARAAGVQTMIEGPGHVPLDQIAENIRLEKALCEGAPFYVLGPLVTDIAPGYDHITGAIGGAVAAMHGADFLCYVTPAEHLRLPTVEDVRLGVMASRIAAHAADIAKGVPGAMAPDVELSRARKRLDWEGQFRNVLDPRIARQFRGERPPKDADLCTMCGEFCAIRASTAATEAICRKSGKPAGQ; encoded by the coding sequence ATGAGCATCATCAATGATCTGCGAGCCGGGGACCTTCCGGCCCACTTCACGGCACTGGCGGCGAACGAGGGTGTCTCGACGGACGCCCTGGTGGAGGGGGTCCTCGCGGGTACCATCGTGGCCCCCCGCAACCACCGGCGTGCCCTCACCCGTGACATGGCGGTCGGGAAAGGCCTCCGGACCAAGGTGAACGCCAACCTCGGCACCTCGCCCGACCACGACGTCCTCGAGGAGGAACTGGACAAGCTCCGGGTCTGCATCGAGTACGGGGTCGACGCGGTCATGGACCTCTCCACGGGGTCCGACATCCGGGGGACCCGGCTGCGCATCCTGGGGGAGTGTGGGGTCCCGCTGGGGACTGTCCCCATGTACGAGGCGTCCGTCCGTTCCCGCCGGCGCTACGGCGATCACCTCCAGATGACGGTGGACGACCTGTTCCAGGTGATCGAGGACCACGGCGCCGACGGCGTGGATTTCATCACCGTTCACTGCGGGGCCGTCCGGTCCGTGGTGGACGCCATGCACGCCCAGGGGCGCGTGATGGGCATGGTGAGCCGCGGCGGGGCCCTGCTCGTCGAGTGGATGGTCCGTCACGATCGCGAGAACCCCCTGTACGAGCACTTTGACCGGTTGCTGGAGATCGCGGGCCGGCACGAGATGACGCTTTCCCTCGGGGACGGCTTCCGGCCGGGGTGCCTGGCCGACGCCACGGATCGCGCCCAGGTGGGTGAACTCCTGGTCCTGGGCGAACTGACCCGGCGGGCGCGCGCGGCGGGGGTGCAGACCATGATCGAGGGCCCGGGGCACGTCCCCCTGGACCAGATCGCGGAGAACATCCGCCTGGAGAAGGCCCTGTGCGAGGGGGCGCCTTTCTATGTCCTGGGGCCCCTGGTGACCGACATCGCCCCCGGGTACGACCACATCACCGGGGCCATCGGGGGCGCCGTGGCGGCGATGCACGGGGCGGACTTCCTCTGCTACGTGACCCCCGCCGAGCACCTCCGGCTGCCCACCGTGGAGGACGTGAGGCTCGGCGTCATGGCGTCGCGGATCGCCGCCCACGCCGCGGACATCGCCAAGGGAGTCCCGGGGGCCATGGCCCCCGACGTCGAACTCAGCCGGGCGCGGAAGCGCCTCGACTGGGAGGGGCAGTTCCGGAACGTCCTGGACCCGCGCATCGCCCGCCAGTTCCGCGGAGAGAGACCGCCGAAGGATGCCGACCTCTGCACCATGTGCGGGGAGTTCTGTGCCATCCGGGCCAGCACGGCCGCCACCGAGGCCATCTGCCGGAAATCCGGCAAACCGGCCGGGCAATGA
- a CDS encoding HAD family hydrolase, whose amino-acid sequence MASETLPIRLAVFDLDGVVFDSSALVAPAIWDSLDRLEAATPGLCLRRPTEPEVFGMLGLPNSRYVQALGYDLEPGQWALLKDWVEEREVELIGAGVGTLYEGIEALLTRLGDRGVRCVVASNCGRRYLEAIFVRFGLGRWVDGARCNDDYPRGGKADLIRILLDLTGVTAEQTVYLGDRDFDLYAAREAGTRFVACRWGFGREDRFPDGIAFADRPGEVPVHLGL is encoded by the coding sequence ATGGCTTCGGAGACCCTCCCCATCCGGTTGGCGGTCTTCGACCTCGACGGGGTCGTCTTCGACTCCTCGGCCCTGGTCGCGCCCGCCATCTGGGACTCCCTCGACCGGCTGGAGGCCGCCACTCCCGGGCTTTGCCTCCGGAGGCCGACCGAGCCCGAGGTCTTCGGGATGCTGGGCCTGCCCAACAGCCGGTACGTCCAGGCCCTGGGGTACGACCTCGAGCCGGGACAGTGGGCGCTGCTCAAGGACTGGGTCGAGGAACGCGAGGTCGAGCTGATCGGGGCGGGGGTGGGCACCCTGTACGAGGGGATCGAGGCCCTCCTCACCCGCCTGGGGGACCGCGGCGTGCGCTGCGTGGTGGCCAGCAACTGCGGCCGGCGTTACCTGGAGGCCATCTTCGTGCGCTTCGGGCTCGGCCGCTGGGTGGACGGGGCGCGGTGCAACGACGACTACCCCCGGGGCGGCAAGGCGGACCTGATCCGTATCCTGCTGGATTTGACGGGTGTCACGGCGGAGCAGACCGTTTACCTGGGGGACCGGGATTTCGACCTGTACGCCGCCCGGGAGGCCGGTACCCGGTTCGTGGCCTGCCGGTGGGGGTTCGGCCGGGAGGATCGATTCCCGGACGGGATCGCCTTCGCGGACCGGCCGGGCGAGGTCCCCGTTCACCTGGGCCTCTGA
- a CDS encoding methyltransferase domain-containing protein, with protein sequence MSPHHSPRQPGDRERRHFFDRHAERWDEQAHAGNEPERLHELLPETGIPSARRVLDVGCGTGRIIPVLLAHLPPGGVVIGLDYAEEMLRHGAVFRGPIARDPHAAMPFAGSPPAPGPGPGVPPVFAVAGDAAFPPLLPASLDAVFCYNVFPHFHDKAATLRALAALLRPGGSLTVCHLEGRESLNRFHAGVGDAVSHDMIPPDEVVRDMAGSAGLAIRTWRQAEDLYFLVCVISPD encoded by the coding sequence ATGAGCCCGCACCACTCCCCCCGTCAACCCGGCGACCGCGAACGACGGCACTTCTTCGACCGGCATGCGGAAAGGTGGGACGAGCAGGCCCACGCCGGGAACGAACCCGAACGTTTGCACGAACTGCTCCCGGAAACCGGCATCCCCTCGGCCCGGCGCGTCCTGGACGTGGGGTGCGGGACGGGGCGGATCATCCCGGTCCTCCTCGCCCACCTGCCGCCGGGAGGGGTCGTGATCGGCCTCGACTACGCGGAGGAGATGCTGCGACACGGGGCGGTGTTCCGCGGGCCAATCGCGCGCGACCCGCACGCCGCAATGCCCTTCGCCGGTTCGCCCCCGGCCCCCGGCCCGGGCCCCGGGGTGCCCCCCGTGTTCGCCGTGGCGGGGGACGCCGCATTCCCCCCGCTTCTCCCCGCCTCGCTGGACGCCGTCTTCTGTTACAACGTCTTCCCGCACTTCCACGACAAGGCGGCCACCCTGCGCGCCCTCGCGGCCCTGCTCCGTCCGGGCGGCAGCCTGACGGTGTGCCACCTGGAGGGGCGGGAGTCCCTCAATCGTTTCCACGCCGGGGTCGGCGACGCCGTCAGCCACGACATGATCCCGCCGGACGAGGTCGTCCGGGACATGGCGGGATCGGCCGGACTGGCGATCCGCACCTGGCGCCAGGCGGAAGACCTCTACTTCCTCGTCTGCGTGATCAGTCCCGACTGA
- a CDS encoding class II aldolase/adducin family protein yields MNEYEVKKAIIETGRRCWLRGWVAANDGNISARVGDNAFLTTASGQSKGFLTADMIIRVDRHGNVLEGKMRPSTELRMHLLVYEQRPDVGAVFHAHPPACTAHAVAGLPLSDCVLPEIVVTLGAVPLAEYGTPSTAEVPDSLLPYVRDHNAFLLQNHGALTLGKDVFDAYYRMESIEHFAHIHILARGLGHVNVLKPEQVEKLMAIRATYGLPGAVPACRAAGGANPPAGAGGEAGPLPTGNPVAGACPASPRPAFSSQPTNLSEQELVDRVTSMILGKLSRD; encoded by the coding sequence ATGAACGAATACGAGGTGAAGAAGGCCATCATCGAGACCGGGAGGCGCTGCTGGCTCCGCGGTTGGGTGGCCGCCAACGACGGCAACATCAGTGCCCGGGTCGGCGACAACGCGTTTCTGACCACCGCCTCCGGCCAGAGCAAAGGCTTCCTGACCGCGGACATGATCATCCGGGTCGATCGTCACGGCAACGTCCTGGAAGGGAAGATGCGGCCGTCCACCGAGTTGAGGATGCACCTCCTGGTGTACGAGCAACGCCCGGACGTGGGCGCCGTTTTCCACGCCCACCCGCCCGCCTGCACCGCCCACGCCGTGGCCGGCCTCCCCCTGTCGGACTGCGTCCTGCCCGAGATCGTGGTCACCCTGGGGGCCGTTCCCCTCGCGGAGTACGGGACGCCCAGCACCGCCGAGGTCCCCGACTCGCTTCTCCCCTACGTCCGTGACCACAACGCCTTCCTGCTGCAGAACCACGGGGCCCTGACCCTGGGGAAGGACGTCTTCGACGCCTACTACCGGATGGAGTCCATCGAGCACTTCGCCCACATCCACATCCTGGCCCGCGGCCTCGGCCACGTGAACGTGCTCAAGCCCGAGCAGGTGGAGAAGCTGATGGCCATCCGCGCCACCTATGGTCTTCCCGGCGCGGTGCCCGCCTGCCGGGCCGCCGGGGGCGCGAACCCGCCGGCGGGGGCCGGGGGGGAGGCGGGCCCGCTCCCGACCGGGAACCCGGTGGCCGGCGCCTGCCCGGCGTCGCCGCGGCCGGCGTTCTCTTCACAACCCACGAACCTTTCAGAACAGGAGTTGGTCGACCGCGTGACCTCGATGATCCTCGGTAAACTCAGTCGGGACTGA
- the rlmN gene encoding 23S rRNA (adenine(2503)-C(2))-methyltransferase RlmN, with the protein MDKTILLGMDKAELGAFVAGLGQKPYRARQLYHHFYRRGCFDAEAMTDMSRAFRETLRECADFGLPGTLAVQASIDGARKYLFELRDGLRVESVFIPEDARTTLCLSTQAGCAMGCRFCATAGMGFLRNLSAGEILGQFYGVLGERGLVGQPVNVVFMGMGEPLMNLEAVMRSFGILHDPEGGAVSRRRITVSTCGLPEGIRRLGEHPVRPKLAVSLNATTDAVRSRLMPVNRKHPIADVLKACRAYPLPAGERITFEYLLAAGVNDTVEDARRLARLLRGIRCKINLIPCNPTPGGAFGPPGEAVVAAFQDVLVGARYTAIIRKSRGRDIHGACGQLASLQDETDGGGRPRPSPGGAEGYYSPDSE; encoded by the coding sequence ATGGACAAGACGATCCTCCTGGGGATGGACAAGGCGGAACTCGGGGCCTTCGTGGCCGGGCTCGGCCAGAAACCGTACCGCGCGCGGCAGCTGTACCACCACTTCTACCGCCGGGGGTGCTTCGACGCCGAGGCCATGACCGACATGTCCCGGGCTTTCCGTGAAACCCTGCGGGAGTGCGCGGATTTTGGCCTCCCCGGGACCCTGGCCGTCCAGGCCTCCATCGACGGGGCCCGGAAGTACCTCTTCGAGCTTCGCGACGGGCTGCGGGTCGAGTCGGTCTTCATCCCCGAGGACGCCCGCACCACCCTGTGCCTGTCCACCCAGGCGGGGTGCGCCATGGGGTGTCGCTTCTGCGCCACCGCGGGGATGGGGTTTCTCCGGAACCTCTCCGCCGGGGAGATCCTGGGCCAGTTCTACGGCGTCCTGGGTGAGCGGGGTCTCGTGGGGCAGCCCGTCAACGTGGTGTTCATGGGGATGGGCGAGCCGCTGATGAACCTGGAGGCCGTGATGCGCAGCTTCGGGATCCTCCACGACCCGGAAGGCGGGGCCGTCTCGCGCCGGCGGATCACGGTGTCCACCTGCGGCCTCCCCGAGGGTATCCGTCGACTCGGCGAGCACCCCGTGCGGCCGAAACTCGCCGTCTCCCTCAACGCCACCACGGACGCGGTGCGCTCGCGCCTGATGCCCGTCAACCGGAAGCACCCCATCGCGGACGTGCTGAAGGCCTGCCGTGCCTACCCGCTGCCGGCCGGGGAGCGCATCACCTTCGAGTACCTTCTGGCGGCGGGCGTCAACGACACCGTGGAGGACGCCCGGCGCCTGGCGAGGCTCCTTCGCGGGATCCGGTGCAAGATCAACCTGATCCCCTGCAACCCGACCCCGGGAGGCGCGTTCGGCCCCCCCGGGGAGGCCGTGGTGGCGGCCTTCCAGGACGTGCTCGTCGGGGCCCGTTACACGGCCATCATCCGGAAATCGCGCGGGCGGGACATCCACGGCGCCTGCGGCCAGCTGGCGAGCCTGCAGGACGAGACGGACGGAGGGGGCCGTCCCCGGCCGTCACCGGGTGGGGCCGAGGGATATTACTCTCCGGATTCGGAGTAG
- a CDS encoding thiamine phosphate synthase: MLQLRRKGLDVRTLVETGKAVAAAVGGMDVTLLMNGSVEAAVRAGFQGVHLPAFTPGVAAIRASLPAGFRIGMSVHDGAELADAEKQGADFVVLGPVFPPRCKAAGTAPLGLARLRELAGGTRMPTLALGGISADNAEDALACGVAGLAGISFFHHPGELERILKRIGG, encoded by the coding sequence ATGTTACAGCTCCGCCGGAAAGGCCTGGACGTGCGCACCCTGGTCGAGACGGGGAAGGCGGTCGCGGCGGCGGTCGGGGGGATGGACGTGACCCTCCTGATGAACGGCAGCGTGGAGGCGGCCGTCCGGGCGGGATTCCAGGGGGTCCACCTCCCGGCGTTCACCCCGGGGGTGGCCGCGATCCGGGCGAGTTTGCCGGCCGGTTTCCGGATCGGCATGTCGGTGCACGACGGCGCGGAACTGGCCGATGCCGAGAAGCAGGGAGCGGATTTCGTCGTCCTGGGCCCGGTGTTCCCGCCCCGGTGCAAAGCCGCCGGCACGGCGCCCCTCGGGTTGGCGAGGCTGCGGGAACTGGCGGGCGGGACCCGGATGCCCACACTGGCCCTGGGCGGGATCTCCGCGGACAACGCGGAAGACGCCCTGGCCTGCGGGGTGGCCGGGCTGGCCGGGATCTCGTTCTTCCACCACCCGGGGGAACTCGAGCGGATACTGAAACGAATCGGCGGATGA